One window from the genome of Dermochelys coriacea isolate rDerCor1 chromosome 19, rDerCor1.pri.v4, whole genome shotgun sequence encodes:
- the TMEM234 gene encoding transmembrane protein 234: MASAGEVSALVLVAILWGGTNPFLKTGTEGLEKVKQRNRVLQLLAEMKFLCLNYKYMVPFLFNQCGSIIYYLTLASTDLSLVVPLCNSLALIVTVVTGKTLGEDIGGKRAVVGMLLTILGVALCIAGSVNQ, from the exons ATGGCCTCGGCGG GTGAAGTGTCTGCGCTGGTCCTCGTGGCTATTCTGTGGGGAGGGACAAACCCATTTTTGAAGACAGGGACAGAGGGACTGGAGAAGGTGAAGCAAAGGAACCGGGTGCTGCAGCTGCTTGCAGAGATGAAATTCCTGTGCCTCAATTATAAG TACATGGTGCCATTTCTGTTTAACCAGTGTGGATCAATAATCTACTACCTCACATTGGCATCCACAG ACCTGTCCCTGGTGGTGCCTCTCTGTAACTCTTTGGCTTTGATAGTCACAGTAGTAACTGGGAAGACTCTTGGGGAAGACATTGGTGGTAAAA GAGCAGTGGTAGGAATGCTGCTTACTATCTTGGGAGTTGCTCTATGCATAGCTGGTTCTGTGAACCAGTGA